From the genome of Eublepharis macularius isolate TG4126 chromosome 12, MPM_Emac_v1.0, whole genome shotgun sequence, one region includes:
- the LOC129339306 gene encoding olfactory receptor 8S1-like produces the protein MVGNQTDECFFSLLGLSNDLHIQIILFVLFLFIYLLTVLGNVMIMLAVKSNPQLQNPMYFFLSHLSFLDVCYSSVTLPKMLETTIGEQKTISVSGCFAQAFFILFSATTEVFMLSSMAYDRYCAICKPLHYMNIMNIAFSCKLVATSWTIGFFYALANTLPLLRLEFCGSNIIRHFSCELPSILSLSCSDTFMNKMLFLILGGTVGIVSLFLTVFSYIHIISTILGISSTEGRQKAFSTCSSHLIVVILFYGTGYFRYLRPSSASSVVLDEILSIQYSILTPLLNPIIYSLPNKEMKASFKKILRC, from the coding sequence ATGGTAGGAAACCAAACTGATGAATGCTTCTTTTCCCTTCTTGGCCTTTCCAACGATCTCCATATTCAAATTATCCTCTTTGTcctgttcttatttatttatctgctaACTGTATTGGGGAATGTTATGATCATGCTGGCTGTAAAATCTAACCCTCAACTTCAGAACCCCATGTACTTCTTCTTGAGTCACCTCTCTTTCCTCGATGTTTGTTATTCTTCTGTCACGCTCCCAAAGATGCTGGAGACCACCATTGGTGAACAGAAGACTATATCTGTCAGTGGGTGCTTTGCTCAGGCattctttattttgttttcagcCACTACAGAGGTTTTCATGCTCTCATCAATGGCATATGACAGGTATTGTGCTATATGCAAACCACTGCATTACATGAACATCATGAATATAGCATTCAGTTGTAAGCTAGTGGCTACTTCATGGACAATTGGATTCTTTTATGCACTTGCAAACACTTTGCCACTCTTAAGGTTAGAATTTTGTGGATCAAACATCATAAGACATTTCAGTTGTGAACTCCCATCCATCCTTTCTTTGTCCTGCAGTGATACATTCATGAATAAAATGTTGTTCCTCATTTTGGGAGGAACAGTTGGTATCGTCTCCCTTTTCCTCACTGTCTTCTCTTACATTCATATTATTTCTACCATCCTGGGGATCAGCTCCACAGAGGGGAGACAGAAAGCTTTCTCTACCTGTAGCTCTCACCTCATTGTAGTGATTCTCTTCTATGGAACAGGTTACTTCCGCTATCTTAGACCAAGCTCAGCATCATCAGTGGTTTTGGATGAAATACTTTCCATACAATACAGCATCCTCACACCGTTGCTCAACCCCATCATCTACAGTTTACCAAACAAGGAGATGAAGGCATCATTTAAGAAGATACTAAGATGTTGA